The DNA segment AACCGGTTTCACATAAAAGAAGAAGCTGTATGTATGTCTTTATCCCCCCTGCCCGAAAGACAGATAACGATAATCTGCTCGTGGGACATCGAGGGAGCGATCTTGCGCACATGGGCGACGGCGTGAGCGGTCTCAAGTGCGGGTATTATTCCCTCAACTTCCGAGAGAAAGGAAAACGCAGAAAGGGCCTCTTCGTCCGTAACGGACACATACTCAACCTTGTCCGAGTCCTGAAAATACGAATGCTCTGGGCCCACGCCCGGGTAATCAAGCCCGGCTGCAACAGAGTGAGCGCCTTTCACCTGGCCGTCAGCGTCCTGAAGCAGGTAGGTTTTGCTTCCGTGAAGAACCCCTACGGAGCCCGCTGTTATGGTCGCCGAATGCAGATCACTCTCAATTCCGTGGCCCGCTGCTTCAACACCGATTTTGCGCACGCCCTGCTTCTCTATAAAGGGAAAGAAAAGACCCATGGCGTTTGAGCCGCCTCCAACGCAGGCAACAAGGGTGTCGGGGAGCCTTCCTTCCGCGGCGAGTATCTGCTCCCTCGCCTCGCGTCCGATTACTGACTGGAAATCCCTTACCATCATCGGGTAGGGATGGGGACCGGCGACGCTTCCTATTATATAGAAAGTGTTTCTGACGTTAGTGACCCAGTCTCTCATGGCCTCGTTCATGGCGTCTTTAAGCGTCTTCGTGCCCGAGCCAACGGGCATTACCTCGGCACCCAGAAGCTTCATGCGGAAAACGTTTAGTTCCTGGCGCTTGGTGTCCTCCTCCCCCATGTATATCACGCACTCCTTGTTCATAAGTGCGGCTACAGTGGCCGTTGCAACTCCGTGCTGTCCCGCCCCGGTTTCGGCTATTATCCTCTGCTTGCCCATTCTCTCGCAGAGAACCGCTTGGCCTATCGTGTTGTTTATCTTGTGTGCTCCCGTGTGGGCGAGATCCTCTCTTTTAAGGTAAATCTTGGCGCCGCCGAGGCTCTCAGTCATCGCGCGGGCGTAGTAAAGCGGGGTGGGCCGCCCCACGTAGTGCTTCAGGTAGTAATCGATCTCCTCGTGAAAGGTCTTGTCCGCCGCGGCCTCCTCGTAGCCCTTCTGAAGCTCTATCAGAGCCGGCATCAGGGTTTCCGAGACGTAGCGGCCACCGAAATCCCCGAAATGACCCCCCACGTCAGGGTAGCTGTATTTCCGGTTAGTTTTGCCCATCACTCACAGCCTCCATGAACCTCTCAAGCTTCGTATGGTCTTTTATCCCCGGGAAACTCTCAACCCCGGAACTTACGTCAATGGCGTAGGGACCTACCGCCCGTATGGCATCGCGCACGTTATCCGGGTTAAGTCCTCCGGAAAGTATAACGAATTTGTCCTCAAGTTTCCGGCGAGCGAGAACGTCCCACGAAAAATTCTCTCCCGTCCCCCCGTAGGCGTCGGGAGAGTAAGTGTCGAAAAGAAAAGTGTCCGTATCGTATAGATCGATCGTATCAAGACTGTCTGCGTTTTTTACCCTTATGACCTTTATGTAGCCCTCGCCGAACGCGGCGCAGAACCCAGGGGTCTCGTCTCCATGGAATTGGTAGACGTCAAAACCCGCGATCTCCTTTGCCTCGCGCAGGGAAGCCGCTTCAGCGTTAACGAAAACCCCCACTTTCGTTACAAACGGGGGAATCTGCCTGATCACCTCTCCTGCCTCGCGGGGCGTAATGAACCTCGGGCTTTTCTCATAGAAAATAAAACCGAGCGCCGAGGCTCCGAGCCGCACGGCGCAGAGAGCGTCTTCCAAGTTAGTTATCCCGCACACTTTTACTCTAGTCATTTGCGGGTAATCCTAACCGATGAGACAGAATTAATTAACCCGAATTTAAGCGCGAAAAAACAAAAGCCCTCCCGCATCGTCTCCAATGCGAAAGGGCTTCAGCCTAACAGATTAATAAGGAAGGAGAAAAAAACTTGTTCCTTCACGCGGATCCTAGAAGTAGGCCTGAACCTGCGCTCTTACCATCGACTCATCAGACTCTACGCCAGCGAGATCCTCTTCCCTCTGGAAAGTATAGTCAAGCTGTATTTTCCACTTGTGATTACCGCTTAGGTAGTAGTTAAGTCCCTGAGTGAATGTCCACACATTGTCAAGATCATTTCCTGCGCCTTCATCAAGAGTGACTCTCGCGTACCTTGAGGCAAGTTCAATTTTCTTCGGAATCAGAAAGAAACCGCCTTGGACTCTGAAACCATAGTCATAGGCTGTCTCGATACCCGTTTCATCTGGATTCACCCATCTTCCGATATACTCGCCGATGAGGTTAAATCTCGGGTCCCTGTAGTTCACGTCGGCGGTAAAAGAGGTTGCTTTTCCACCAGCCGACAAATCTCTTTCGCCTTCGTGAATTCCGATATTGCTGTCTTTGCTACCTTCCTCAACATCTATACCGGCAACAGCGACTCCTACTATCAAGGTTGGTTTCCTAGCAAAATTCTCTTTTATCTTCTTTGCTTTTCCGCCGAGAATGGCCGCTTGAACTCTTCCTGCCCAGAGCACGCCCGTATTATCTTTGTCGTTTTTCACGTTCGCACCCTGACCCTGAAAAAGACCGAAATCATAGCGAATCATCCCGTCTCCCAAAAGACCGTAAACACCTCCACCGATATCCCTGCCGTACTCAAAGTAGTCGGTTATGATAGAGCGTCCGACCAGTTGAAGCGCGGAAGAGGAATTAAGCCGCTCCTTGTTAAATGGAACCTTGTACTGACCCACTACAGGAACAAGAGCCCTGTTCTTGGCAAACGAAAGCTTTATGTCTTTCAGTTCCCCGTTTCTTGAGAGATCGTATTCAACTTTATATTTCATCCACGGAGCAAAGGCGTTACCGTCCCACACTACCCTGAGCCTTCTTACCCTGAAACCGAGACCCTCGTTGTCACCTCCGTCAGAATTTATGTAATTGGCCAAGAACTGGCCGCGAAGCCTCATTCTCATCTTGTAGTTCTTGTCCGCGGTCTGGAAAGTAAGACCCGTGCCTTTTTTAGTTTTGACCTTTATTTTGTTGTACCAAGCTTTGGTGTCCGTGGCCTCGTACATCTTCATGTTCATCTGCTGGCTCTGCTGCTCGAGCATTTCTATCTTCTTCTTCAGTTCCTCGATCTGGGCCTGAATACTGTCCTCGCCGGCGTTTGCCTGCAGGGGCATAAAGGAAAACAGCGTCATGAAAGACACTGCCAAAACTGCTAAAAATCTCATCTCTCATGTCCTCCTTAGGTGTTTATTACTATGCTTTGAACAACTGTGAGCTAATGATATGCGCGAATGGTTAATTCATAATAAACGAATTGTTAGTTCTATGTTAAGAGGCCGCACCGAGCAATTGATGTACACCTGCGCATTCTGTAAATTAAGAGGGAAAGCATATGGAAAAGCTCATAGCGGTAGTAGATGACGAAAAGGACATACTCAACCTTATAACCCACCACCTGAAGCGCGAGGGGTATCAGGTAAAGTCCTTTCAGAGCGGAAAGGATTTTCTGCTCTACATAAATTCCGTCCCGCCGGACCTGGTGCTGCTTGACATAATGCTCCCCGGCCTAGACGGCTTGGAGATCTGCAGGATCCTGAAAAGCAAGACCTCCACTGAATCTATACCAATAATAATGATCACCGCGAAATCCACCGAGGCCGACATAGTCGTGGGCCTCGAACTAGGCGCTGATGACTACATAGTGAAGCCCTTCCGTACCCGTGAGCTTGTCGCCAGGGTGAAAAGCATCTTGAGAAGATACGCGATGAAAGATCCTGGAGACGGAACGCTTCGAGTCGGTCCCCTCAGCATAAACCCCGCAAGCTATGAAGTATCCGTTTATTCACGGAAAATCGACCTCACCACAACTGAGTTCAGAATACTCGAGACCCTAGGGGAAGCGGAAGGAAAGGTGTTCACCCGCGATCAGCTGCTGAAAAGAAAGACGCTGTGGGGAGACGAAAGGGTGGTTTTTGACAGGACCATAGACGTCCACATAAAAAACCTGAGAGAGAAACTGGGTTCCGCCGGTAAGATGATAAAGACTGTGAGAGGAATCGGTTACAAACTAGAAGAGATCCAAACAGCTTGAAGATATTCAGAAAACATTTTCTATACCTGCTTTGCATAGCCGCCGCCGCGGCCCTGCTCGCGGTGCTGCTTCCCCCCGGGCGCGGCCCCCTCGGCTACATCATTTACGTGTTCGCGTTTGTCGTGTTCGGATTCATCCTCTCCTGGATCATCGAAAGGGATATTCTCAAGGACTTTTCAAGGATATCAAAGGCACTTGAGCATTTGCCCGAAAAGCAGAAAAAGGCCCGGAAGACGGGCCGCAAGGTAGGCGGCTTTGACACGGGGGTTTCGATCTCCATAAGCGAACTCTCAGAGAGAATTTCCCTTCAGATGCAGTCAGCTGAGAGAGAGGGAAACCAGCTTAAAAGCATAATCGAATCCATGTGGGAAGGGGTCATAATAATATCGAGGGAAGAGGAACTGCTGCTTCTAAACGACACCGCGAAGGAAATGTTCGCAATAGACGACGCGGCCATCGGACGACCCTACATGGAAACCGTGAGAAACCCCGACCTCCAGGCGCTTATCTCCCGGATGCAGCGGAAGAAAAAATCGGCCACCCAGGAAATATCCGTGCTCTACCCCCAAGAAAGATCATATCTTGTGAGCGTCCGCGTGAGTCCACGCTACAGGGAAATCGTGGTAGTGATATTTGACATCACGGAATTCAAAAACCTTGAGCGTATAAAGGCGGATTTCGTGGCGAACGTCTCCCATGAGCTCAGAACCCCGCTTACGTCCATAAAGGGATACATTGAAACCCTTCTTGATAAAAGCTACGACACAAACGCGGAGAAAAAAAAATTTCTCGAGATAATAGAGGAGAACACCGACAGGCTCATAGCCATAGCCTCAGATCTGCTCGTGCTCTCCGAGCTTGAAAGCGGGGAAACCGATACTCAGGACTCAAGGAAGGGGGACGAAGAAATCGATATAAGGGAAACGATCCTTCGCTCCGTGGGTTCGCTTGACTCCCTTTTCTCGAAAAACAGAGTCAATCTTTCCCTTGAGATAGAAGACGGCATGCCCCCTTACAGGGCAAACAGGTTCCTCGTGGAGCGCATGTTGATTAACCTCGTTGAGAACTCGGCCAAGTACACTCCCGCCGACGGTTCCGTTTCTGTCCGCGCCTCGGCACAAAACGGCTCCCTCCGCATAGAGATTGAGGATAGCGGAATTGGAATTCCCCCGGAGCACCACGAGAGGATATTCGAGAGGTTCTACAGGGTGGATAAGAACCGCTCGAGGGAAATAGGGGGGACGGGGTTAGGCCTCAGCATAGTAAAACACATAGTGATACAGCACGGGGGAACCATAGCCCTCAGAAGTACAGAAGGCGAGGGGAGCACTTTTACGGTCGAGCTTCCGCACCGCGATCAGTGAGCGCGGGAGACGGTTAGTTCATCTCCGAAGTGTGCTGATGCTTAAGCACCTCTCCGGTGGCTATGTAATAGGCGTCCTCAGCTATGTTCGTCGCGAGATCCGCCACTCTCTCAATGTGTCTTGCGACATAGATGTAGCGAAGTGCCCTGTTAAGCGTGGAAGGGTCCGACATCACGAAGGTTATGAGTTCCCTTACTATCTGGGGCTCGTAGTTATCGACCTCGTCGTCTTTCTGGCATACCGCGACTGCCAGCTTCGCGTCCCGCCTTATAAACGCATCGAGGCTCTCTCTCAGCATCTCCATCGCCTTATCGGCCATCTTGGGAATGTCCACAAGCGGCTTTATCGGCGGGTAGTCGGCCATGAAAAGGGCCATTCTCGAGATGCTAGAGGCGTGATCCCCTATCCTCTCGAGATCGTTGTTAACCTTCATTATCATGGTGACGGTCCGAAGATCCTTGGCCTCGGGCTGGTAAAGAGCCAGGATCTTTACGCAAAGATTGTCTATCTCGATCTCCATGGCGTTTACCTGATCGTCGGTGCTGATCACTTCCTGCGCAAGGATCATGTTACCCTCCCTGAGGGCCTTTATGCTCTTGGCGATCATGCTTTCGACGAGCGACGCCATCTCAAGCAGTTTCTTGTTAAGAAGCACGAGTTCCTCTTCGTACTTTATCATCCGTGATCGCTTCATCGAGACGCGCCTCCTAGCCGAACTTGCCCGAAACGTAGTCTTCGGTGTGCTTTTTGGCGGGGTTAAGGAATATCTTCTCCGTGGTGTCAAACTCCACTATGTCACCTATGTACATAAAGGCCGTGTAATCCGAAACCCGGGCGGCCTGCTGCATGTTGTGGGTCACGATCACTATGGTGAACTTGCTTTTAAGCTCCGTAACCAGATCCTCTATCTTGGCCGTGGCTACGGGATCGAGCGCCGAGCACGGCTCATCCATCAAGAGCACGTCCGGTTCAACCGCTATGGCCCTTGCGATGCAGAGTCTTTGCTGCTGGCCTCCCGAGAGGCTCATGGCGCTGTCGCTAAGCCTGTCATTTACCTCGTCCCAGAGGGCTGCGCGCTTGAGGTTCTTCTCTACGATATCATCAAGAACAGATTTTTTCTTGATCCCCGCTATCCTCGCCCCGTAAGCAACGTTTTCGTAGATTGACTTCGGAAACGGGTTTGATTTCTGAAATACCATGCCGACCCTTTTTCTAAGATCGGTGATGTCGACGTCGGGGTCGAATATGCTTTTGCCGTTAATCGATATCTCCCCTTCGACCCTGCAGTCGTCAATGAGATCGTTTAAGCGGTTAAAGCAGCGAAGCATCGTGGATTTGCCACAGCCCGAAGGGCCTATAAACGCCGTTACATGTCTTCTTGGGATATTCATGTTGATGTCCCGAAGGGCCTGCTTTGCACCGTAAAAAAGGCTCAGGTCTTCGACTTCGACCAAGGGATCGGGGACGGGCTTTGCCTTCTCTTGTTTTCTGGCCTTGGGAGCCGGGGCGGCTCCGTTTATCTCTGGGGCTCTGAATTCTTGTCTCTCCATCGGTTCTCCAGACAGCATTAAATCTTCCTCCTCTACTTATACACTATAAAACTACACCGCGGAAGTCGCATATTTTTTCCTCAGCCTGTTTCTTATTATTATCGCCGTTATGTTAAGAACAACCACTATCAGTATGAGCAGAAACGCGGTCATAAACACCATGGGTTTCGCAGCCTCGGCGTTTGGAGACTGAAAGCCGAGATCGTATATGTGGAATCCGAGATGCATGAACTTTCTCTCGAGATGAAGGAAGGGGAAGTGCCCGTCTATGGGAAGATCAGGCGCAAGCTTAACGACCCCCGTTATCATAAGCGGTGCCACCTCCCCAGTGGCCCGGGCGACCGCGAGGATAAGACCCGTGAGTATGGCCGGAAGCGCGCTCGGTATAACTACTTTCCAGGTAGTCTCAAACTTAGTGGCCCCAAGTGCAAGCGAACCTTCCCTTATGTTTCTCGGAACTGCCGCAAGCCCCTCCTCGGTCGCAACTATCACCACCGGAACAGTGAGAAGAGCCAGGGTAAGCGACGCCCACAGTATGCCTCCCGTGCCGAAAGTCGGACTTGGGAGAGCTTCCTTGAAAAACACCGTATCGATTATGCCCCCTATTCCGTAGAGAAAAAATCCCACTCCGAAAACCCCGAACACTATCGAGGGAACCCCGGCAAGGTTATTAACGCATATTCTGACTATCCTCACCATCACTCCCTGCCTAGCGTACTCCCGCAGATAAAGCGCCGCTACGATTCCGAAAGGCATGACCACTATGCTCATGATCAGCACCATGAGCACCGTGCCGAAAATGGCGGGGAAGATTCCACCCTCGGTGTTCGCCTCCCTCGGGTTATCGGTAATAAATCCCCAGAACCTCTTTACGTAAAAACCGGCTTTCTCCGCAAATCCCATGTCGTTTGGGCGATAAGCCATGACGATTTTCCCAAGCGGTATCACCTTCTCGTTTCCATCCGCTGAGAGCATCACCGCCTCGTTTCTGTTAAGTTCCGAATACAGCGCTTCAAGCTTAGCCTCGCTTGCCTTGTAGCGCTGCTCGTACTCTTTTATTCTCAGGCGATACTCAGCCTCCTTCACCGGGTTATCCTCTCCGCGCATGGAAAGTCCCCTGAGCTTGAGGCGTTGCCGCTCGATCCCGTAGTTTATGTCCCCTATCTCACCTTTCTCTATCTTGAGTATCTTGGTATGTATCCTGTTTGCGTCACGTATTAGATCATCAAGAATGGTGAAAGCTTCGGGATTCCCGCCCGGGATAACCCGCCCTTCCCTCCTTATCTCCTTTAGGTAGCCGTGATAATCTCCCCATTCGCGTCGCTCAAGCACCACGGCGTCGCGGGGATAGTCTCGCGACGCTATGTCCACCTCGTCTATCCATCTGAAGTCAAGGCCGTAGAGATCCCTGTTTCCTATCTTAAGCTTGATGCGGGACTCCGAACCGCTCGCGCCGTCTTGTCCCCGCACGGATTCCCTCGCGTGAAGCTGCCCCAGGTAGACAGAGCCGTCCCTGAGCGTGTAGCGCCCGATGTCCGCCGGCCACATCGAACCCAAGCCCTTTGTGGCTATCAGAAACAAAAGCCCCCCTATCATCACAAGCGTGATCATGAGAGCAAGGCCCGATATCCAAATGTAGGCGTCGCCTGCTTTCCAGAACCTAGGCATCGGACTGCGCGTACTTCCTCCTGAGTCTCTGGCTTAGAATTTCCGCCAGGGTGTTAAGCAAAAAGGTGACCACAAACAGCAGAATCGCCGTCAGGAAAAGTACCCTGTAGAGGGTTCCCCCGTGCGGGGCCTCGGGAAGCTCAACAGCGATGTTGGCCGAGAGAGCCCGGAAGCCGTTAAAAAAGCTCCAGTCCATAACCGGGGTGTTACCAGTGGCCATGAGCACGATCATCGTCTCTCCCACGGCTCTTCCGAAACCTATCATGACGGCCGAGAATATGCCGGCGCTTGCCGCAGGCACAACTATCCTCATGGCCGTCTGCCACCTGTTGGCCCCGAGGGCCAGAGAGCCCGCGGACAGAGTTCTAGGAACGCTTGAGAGCGCGTCTTCGGAGATGGTGAATATGATGGGAATCACTGTAAAACCCATCGCGAATCCCACAACCAGCATGTTTCTCTGGTCGTAGCGAAGATCGAAGAGCCTGAAAAACCAGTCCTTAAAGTCTCCGGCGAAAATAAGGCTCTCAAGGGGGCCGTTTAACCACAAAGAAAGAGCGGCCGCTATTCCTATCACGCCCACCAGCGTGAAAAGCTCGGCCCCCACGCGGAACCTCCCGGAGAAGGAAAAGGGAAAGCGGTGCCAGAGAAAAAGCATCACAAGCGTAAGGCCGATCACTATAAACGGCATCACCACGATCGCAACGAAGATGTTCTCAAGCAGCGGCGCAAGCCAGAGGCCCGCGAGAAAGCCGAGCACCACGCTCGGAAGCGCCGCCATCACCTCTATAACAGGCTTAACAACATTTCTTATCGAGGGATGGAGAAACTGCGAAACGCAGATTGCCGCGAGGACCGCAAGCGGTATTGAAAGTATCATCGTGTATATGGCGCCCTTGAGGGTTCCATAGGCAAGCGGCGTCAGGCTGAACTTGGGTTCGAACTCGTCGGTTCCCCCCGTCGACTGCCACACGTAGCGGGGCCTGTCATAGCCCTCATACCATATTTTTCCGAAAAGAGTACGGAAGTTCGTCTCGGGATGCGGGTTGTCAAGATAATAGCTTGAAAGCACCATGTCCGAATCCACGGCCACCACCCCGTTCGCCTTCGGAGAGAAGGTAAGTCCGGCATAAGGAGCTCCTCCGCCCGGAAAATCAAGCTGCTTTGTGGCGGAAGTCGCCTGGTAAAGCGAGATGTTTCCCGAGATGTCGGAAGCAAGAAAGCCCCTTCCCCTCTGTGACGCGGAAAACCTGTCGACCGCAGCGGGAAGCGGGGGGAGGACGTGTATCTTCATAAGCTTGCTTTCCCCGCCACCGCCCGTAGTTTCAAACCACACGCTCACGTTTCCCGCGGCATCACCGACAATGAGCGAACGGTGACCCAGAAGGAACCCTATTTCAGTAACTGCCACCCCGGGATTCGCGGTAGCCGCAAGCGTGGATTTGAGTTCCGGAGAAGACGGATCTGAAAGCGACCAGTGATAAAGCTTCCCGTTCTCCGTTGAGACATAGAGGTTTTCAGTTTCGGAATCGATCTGCACTCCGGTTACCGCGGCTCCTTCAAGTTCCCCGGTAAGATCAGCCGTGAATATCTCCGTTTCACTCTCCCCCAAAAACCCTTCCTCCTCGACCTCAGCGTAGGTGAGAAGACGCCCGGACGCCGTGTAGGCCGCGACCACGGGGGTCCCGGTCTCGGGCGAACTCTGGTAGGCAAAGATTTCTATGGGTTCCCCCGTTATCTGGAGAGCTTCTCCCTCCCTCACTTTTGACACTATGGTCCTTTCCGTCCCTTCGCGGAACTCCACCCTGAAGCTGACATCGAAAGGCACTACGCGACCCTCCCTGTCGGCAATCGCGTAGGACGTGTTGCTTTGAGCCTTATAAAAAGAGGTATAGCCAGCTGTCTTGTGGGAAATCGTGTGGGTCTCAAGGAGCTTGGGTTCTTCTTCAAGGGCAAAAAAACGAACGGACCCAAGGGAGTCTACAGTGAAGAACTGTTCCCTGTGCTCATCCACCCCCACATCGAAAATACGTATTTTGTCGGCAGCCGCCCCGGGGCCCAAGCGGTCCCACATCTCCGAGACGGTTTCAAGTTTTTTCTCGGGGCTTTTCCAGAGAGGAACAGCTTCGATTCCTATAAAAAAAAGTATCGCTATGATGCAGAAAATGATTCCCGCGCCGCCGACAAATACCACGTGCCTTGCCAGCCTGTCGTAGAGCTTTCTTCTCCGTATCTGCTTTTGCTTGGAACTCTCTTCGATTCCAAGCTCGTCAGTTTTATTGCTTGACAATGAAGTTACCTTTCATCCGAAATATCAGGCATGAAAAAGAGGGATTAGAACCCGACCTCCTTTGCTCCTACAAGTACTCTGAGCTCGGAGACTTTGGCGGCTGTCAGGGGCAGATAGCCGTCTTTTATGACTATTTCCTGTCCCTCCTGGCTAAGAATGTACCTGAGGAACTCGAGGCGAAGCGGATCAAGCGCTTCATTTGGTTTTTTGTTAATGTAGAGGTAGAGGTACCTTCCAAGCGGATACTTCTTGCCGACAATATTTTCGAGACTGGGACCAAAACAGCCCTTCTCCACAGACTTCGCAATCTCGATTGCCTTTACTCCGGATGTTTTGTACCCGATGCCGCTGTAGCCGATACCCTGAAGATCCTCGGTGATTCCCTGCACAACGGCGGAGGATCCGGGCTGTTCCTTGACGGTGTCCTTGTAGTCGCCCTTGCAAAGCGCCTTCTTCTTGAAGTAGCCGTAGGTGCCCGACGCGGAGTTTCGTCCGTAAACGCTTATCGGCTTACCGGCCCAATCGCCGCCTAGTCCTGCCGCTCCCCACGTGAAAATATCGGAGCCACCCCCGCATTTTCTGTTCTTTGAGAAAATGGCATCAACCTGCTTTATCAAGAGACAGCTAAGCGGGTTGTCCTTGTTTACGTAGACCGCGAGCGCGTCAATTGACGTCGGAACCGCGGTCGGCTTATAGCCGGCTTCCTTTTCAAATTCGTCAATCTCTTTTGATTTCATCATTCTTGACATGGGTCCGAACTGTGAAGTCCCCGCTATGAGGGCCGGAGGAGCGGTACTTGAACCCTTGCCCTCTATCTGGCATCTAACGCTGGGGTAGAACTTTGCGAATCCCTCGCACCAGAACGTCATAAGATTGTTCATGGTGTCGGAACCCACGCTGTCTATGTTTCCAGAAACACCCGTCACCTTAGTGTAGGAAGGTATGGCCGGGTCAACAGTGACTGTCTGGGCAGAGGCGACCGGACCGAGGGCGAGCGCGCAGATGACCGCCACAAACACAAAACATGATTTAACACTCAAATTTTTCACTACGGGAATCCTCCTTAAGATAGTGAAAAACAGATCAAACAAGCTGGATTAATTAAAACCCGGAAAGGTTAAGTGCGTGTTAAGAAGCAATTAAAGGAGGGTAAACAAAAATAACGAGGGAGAACGACGCAACCGGAAGAAAAAAGAGCCGCTTGACAGCGCTAGCGTCCGGTTTCTTTGGCAATTATAATGCGATTGTTGGGAGCCTTCCGGCTTGCCTCGTAATATTCCATGGCTTCGGGCATCCACTTGCGAAGATTCTTTATCCTGGTCCTGTAACCTGGGTGGGTAGAAAGAAACTCAGGCGGAGCGCCCCGTCCCGCAGCTCCCATCCTCTCCCAGAAAGGAATCGCCTCGCGCGGGTCATAGCCCGCCTTCGCCATATATATAAGGCCTATCCTGTCGGCCTCGGATTCCTGCTTTCTTGAAAACGGCAGGGCGACCACGAGAGTGGTTCCGATCCCGTAGGCCGCAAGAACCCTGCTTTGTGTTTTCTTGTCCTTTTTGTTCATGGCCGACGCCAGGGCCGCAGAACCCATCTCAAGCAGTATCCCGAGAGTGAGTCTCTCCCCGCCGTGGCGCGCTGTTGCGTGGGCGACCTCATGGGCCATCACAGTCGCCAATCCCGCATCGGTTTTGGCAACGTGCATCATTCCCGTGTAAACCCCGATTTTCCCGCCGGGAAGCGCGAAGGCGTTTACCATCTTGTCATTATCGAAAACTGTGTATTGCCACCTGAGATTGGGTGTGTGTGATACCGCCGCTATGCGTTGGCCGACCCTTGTTACGGTCTGGGCGTAGTGCTTGTTTTTCGAGACCTTTTCGGTCTCAAGCATGCCGAGATACGCACTTGCGCCGAGCTGCATTTCAAACGCCCGGGGGAGGAGGATTAGCTGGGTTCTGTTAGTGATCGGAACTTTGGCGCACGCAACAAGTAGGAGCAGAAAAAGCAGAACTGCAACCGGAAAAAAATTCTTCCTTTTGAGTATCGACCTCAATTCCCGTTAATTCTCTAGGCCCGCAAGCCTGCGGGCCCAAGATAAAGTAAAAATCCTAGCCTTCTATGCTAATGGAATCAGGAAAGATCAGCTTCCCTCATTCTCTTCATGCCCTCGTCTATGTCATCGTCAGAACATGCGTAGGTGACGCGGACATAACCTTCTCCCTGGCTTCCGAAGGCCGTACCGGCAACTACGGCAACCGCCGCGCGCTCCACGAGCCTGTCGGTGAACTGCTGAGAGGTAAGTCCCGTGCCCGAGATGTCGGCAAACGCGTAAAAAGCTCCGTCGGGCGTATCGCAGGTTATGCCATCAACACTGTTTAGCCCGGCAACCATACGGTCCCTTTTCTGCTCGAGCAAAACAAGCTTGTTCTCGACCCAGTCCTGCGGTCCCGTGAGCGCCGCGTGCGCCGCTTTCTGTATGAACGCCGCCACGTTCGTTATCGAGTCCTGAAGGAATATCGAGAGCTTATCGATAACAGGCTTCGGAGCCACGGTCCACCCTATTCTCCACCCCGTCATGGCCCAAGTCTTTGAGAACGTGTCTATGCAGATCACCCTGTCGCGTATGCTCTCTATCGAGGAGATCGAGAGATGCGGCTTTCCGAAGGTGACCTGAGAGAATATCTCGTCCGATATAACCATCACCTGGGGATGGCGCTCAAGCATGTCGGCTATCTCCTGGGGATTTTCCACTAGGTGGCCGTTAGGCCTCTGGGGGGTGTTTATGATCACGAGCTTTGTTTTAGGAGTTATGAGTTCCTCAAGCTTCTCTACGTCGAACTGCCAGTCGGGCTTCGTTAACGGGGTATGCTTTATCACCGCGTTTGCGTACTTTGCCCATACCTCATCGGGGGGATACCCTGGGTTCGGAAATATCACCTCGTCCCCGTCCTCAAGAAAAGTAAGAAGGTTCATCGTAAG comes from the Candidatus Dadabacteria bacterium genome and includes:
- a CDS encoding M48 family metallopeptidase, whose protein sequence is MQLGASAYLGMLETEKVSKNKHYAQTVTRVGQRIAAVSHTPNLRWQYTVFDNDKMVNAFALPGGKIGVYTGMMHVAKTDAGLATVMAHEVAHATARHGGERLTLGILLEMGSAALASAMNKKDKKTQSRVLAAYGIGTTLVVALPFSRKQESEADRIGLIYMAKAGYDPREAIPFWERMGAAGRGAPPEFLSTHPGYRTRIKNLRKWMPEAMEYYEASRKAPNNRIIIAKETGR
- the pstA gene encoding phosphate ABC transporter permease PstA — its product is MPRFWKAGDAYIWISGLALMITLVMIGGLLFLIATKGLGSMWPADIGRYTLRDGSVYLGQLHARESVRGQDGASGSESRIKLKIGNRDLYGLDFRWIDEVDIASRDYPRDAVVLERREWGDYHGYLKEIRREGRVIPGGNPEAFTILDDLIRDANRIHTKILKIEKGEIGDINYGIERQRLKLRGLSMRGEDNPVKEAEYRLRIKEYEQRYKASEAKLEALYSELNRNEAVMLSADGNEKVIPLGKIVMAYRPNDMGFAEKAGFYVKRFWGFITDNPREANTEGGIFPAIFGTVLMVLIMSIVVMPFGIVAALYLREYARQGVMVRIVRICVNNLAGVPSIVFGVFGVGFFLYGIGGIIDTVFFKEALPSPTFGTGGILWASLTLALLTVPVVIVATEEGLAAVPRNIREGSLALGATKFETTWKVVIPSALPAILTGLILAVARATGEVAPLMITGVVKLAPDLPIDGHFPFLHLERKFMHLGFHIYDLGFQSPNAEAAKPMVFMTAFLLILIVVVLNITAIIIRNRLRKKYATSAV
- a CDS encoding ABC transporter permease subunit; translation: MSSNKTDELGIEESSKQKQIRRRKLYDRLARHVVFVGGAGIIFCIIAILFFIGIEAVPLWKSPEKKLETVSEMWDRLGPGAAADKIRIFDVGVDEHREQFFTVDSLGSVRFFALEEEPKLLETHTISHKTAGYTSFYKAQSNTSYAIADREGRVVPFDVSFRVEFREGTERTIVSKVREGEALQITGEPIEIFAYQSSPETGTPVVAAYTASGRLLTYAEVEEEGFLGESETEIFTADLTGELEGAAVTGVQIDSETENLYVSTENGKLYHWSLSDPSSPELKSTLAATANPGVAVTEIGFLLGHRSLIVGDAAGNVSVWFETTGGGGESKLMKIHVLPPLPAAVDRFSASQRGRGFLASDISGNISLYQATSATKQLDFPGGGAPYAGLTFSPKANGVVAVDSDMVLSSYYLDNPHPETNFRTLFGKIWYEGYDRPRYVWQSTGGTDEFEPKFSLTPLAYGTLKGAIYTMILSIPLAVLAAICVSQFLHPSIRNVVKPVIEVMAALPSVVLGFLAGLWLAPLLENIFVAIVVMPFIVIGLTLVMLFLWHRFPFSFSGRFRVGAELFTLVGVIGIAAALSLWLNGPLESLIFAGDFKDWFFRLFDLRYDQRNMLVVGFAMGFTVIPIIFTISEDALSSVPRTLSAGSLALGANRWQTAMRIVVPAASAGIFSAVMIGFGRAVGETMIVLMATGNTPVMDWSFFNGFRALSANIAVELPEAPHGGTLYRVLFLTAILLFVVTFLLNTLAEILSQRLRRKYAQSDA
- a CDS encoding PstS family phosphate ABC transporter substrate-binding protein, encoding MFVAVICALALGPVASAQTVTVDPAIPSYTKVTGVSGNIDSVGSDTMNNLMTFWCEGFAKFYPSVRCQIEGKGSSTAPPALIAGTSQFGPMSRMMKSKEIDEFEKEAGYKPTAVPTSIDALAVYVNKDNPLSCLLIKQVDAIFSKNRKCGGGSDIFTWGAAGLGGDWAGKPISVYGRNSASGTYGYFKKKALCKGDYKDTVKEQPGSSAVVQGITEDLQGIGYSGIGYKTSGVKAIEIAKSVEKGCFGPSLENIVGKKYPLGRYLYLYINKKPNEALDPLRLEFLRYILSQEGQEIVIKDGYLPLTAAKVSELRVLVGAKEVGF